A single window of Nasonia vitripennis strain AsymCx chromosome 4, Nvit_psr_1.1, whole genome shotgun sequence DNA harbors:
- the LOC100117428 gene encoding putative inorganic phosphate cotransporter → MNQEFDWDSKTNSMILSSFFWGYIVTQLPSGYIANTRSAQKLLSCGVLVSSLLNLLIPVLAVRYGWTAVVCCRVATGLTQGCLFPCVQTLMSKWVPPAERARLGSFVMNAGTFGTVITMPLTGALCASRFGWPSAFYIFGVCGIAWAVLFFYMGSDMPSEHPTICPNEMRYIDGSLGKLDKTSAESVEPPLRVRIVKIDFDQLALILHGLNVVFLFRKHVSPGGRF, encoded by the exons ATGAATCAGGAATTCGACTGGGACTCGAAGACCAATTCGATGATTTTGAGCTCTTTCTTCTGGGGCTACATAGTGACGCAATTGCCAAGCGGCTACATCGCCAACACGCGGAGTGCTCAGAAGCTGCTCTCCTGTGGTGTGCTAGTGTCCTCTTTGTTGAACTTGTTGATACCGGTGTTGGCTGTTCGCTACGGATGGACAGCCGTCGTTTGTTGCAGAGTCGCGACGGGCCTGACGCAGGGATGTCTCTTCCCTTGTGTTCAGACGCTTATGTCCAAGTGGGTACCACCTGCTGAAAGAGCGAGATTAG GCTCATTCGTCATGAACGCCGGAACATTCGGCACGGTAATAACGATGCCGCTGACAGGTGCGCTCTGCGCCTCTCGATTCGGCTGGCCGAGCGCTTTCTACATCTTCGGCGTTTGCGGCATCGCCTGGGCAGTGCTATTTTTCTACATGGGCTCGGACATGCCGTCCGAGCATCCGACCATCTGTCCCAACGAGATGCGTTACATCGACGGTAGCCTCGGAAAACTGGACAAGACTTCTGCAGAATCCGTAGAACCACCTCTACGTGTACGCATAGTAAAAATAGATTTCGACCAGCTGGCATTGATATTACACGGACTTAATGTTGTTTTTCTCTTCAGAAAGCACGTGTCCCCTGGTGGTCGATTCTGA
- the LOC116415716 gene encoding putative inorganic phosphate cotransporter — protein sequence MIVHSGSNWGFYTLITEMPTYMRSILNFNVQKSGTISALPYLAMWILGFPISWLSDYALKRGAPAECIRKVSNTIGLWVPALMMVVLCVVKTENKAALVMILVLAVGFNAGITSGFQINHIDLSPSFAGTLISITNCTGTFFGILAPLVCGAIIEDPTNPNQWQTVFYISALVYFLTNLIFVLFGKAERQPWSEPSDPNRRFRRFSTVYEPTSVAMVVPQLK from the exons ATGATCGTTCACTCCGGCAGCAACTGGGGTTTCTACACGCTCATCACCGAGATGCCGACCTACATGAGATCCATCCTCAATTTTAACGTCCAAAAG AGTGGAACAATCTCAGCGCTGCCTTATCTTGCCATGTGGATCCTCGGCTTTCCCATAAGCTGGCTCTCGGACTACGCGTTGAAAAGGGGTGCCCCGGCCGAGTGCATCCGAAAAGTCAGCAACACCATAGGCCTCTGGGTGCCTGCATTGATGATGGTCGTACTGTGCGTCGTGAAGACCGAAAACAAAGCGGCGCTCGTGATGATACTGGTGTTGGCCGTAGGCTTCAACGCGGGCATCACCAGCGGCTTTCAAATCAACCACATCGATCTCAGCCCCAGCTTCGCCGGCACCCTTATATCCATCACGAACTGCACAGGCACCTTTTTCGGCATTCTCGCTCCGCTGGTCTGCGGAGCGATTATCGAAGATCCG ACCAATCCCAACCAGTGGCAAACCGTCTTCTACATCTCGGCGCTGGTCTACTTCCTGACGAACCTGATCTTCGTTCTCTTCGGCAAAGCCGAGCGCCAACCCTGGAGCGAGCCAAGCGACCCGAACCGTCGTTTCCGTCGTTTCTCCACTGTCTACGAGCCCACCTCCGTGGCCATGGTCGTGCCCCAGctgaaataa
- the LOC100678243 gene encoding general odorant-binding protein 83a has product MKNLALLLLTLCVVSCLLINGARAGVSREQMEKMANGFRNTCVGKTGADMSLVEGIRVGNFVEDPTSMCYTKCIMGLMKTFTKQGNIDVEMLVKQINVMASPDIAGSMVTNARKCHAETSASDPCELAWLFTKCIYAADPAVYFFP; this is encoded by the exons ATGAAGAACCTTGCACTGCTTCTGCTGACTCTGTGCGTCGTCTCCTGCCTACTCATCAATGGAGCGCGAGCC GGAGTATCCCGAGAGCAGATGGAAAAAATGGCCAACGGCTTTCGAAACACCTGCGTCGGAAAGACCGGAGCCGATATGT CGCTCGTCGAGGGAATAAGGGTCGGCAATTTCGTCGAAGATCCAACCTCCATGTGCTACACCAAGTGCATCATGGGCCTCATGAAAACG TTCACGAAGCAAGGCAACATCGACGTCGAGATGCTGGTCAAACAGATCAATGTCATGGCCTCGCCGGACATAGCCGGGAGCATGGTCACCAACGCGAGGAAATGTCACGCCGAAA CGTCAGCCAGTGATCCCTGCGAACTCGCCTGGCTCTTCACCAAGTGCATCTACGCTGCTGATCCAGCGGTCTACTTCTTCCCGTGA
- the LOC100117393 gene encoding 5'-3' exoribonuclease 2 homolog, giving the protein MGVPAFFRWLSRKYPSVIIECIENKPTSVDGTTIPVDTLEPNPNGVEFDNLYLDMNGIIHPCTHPEDKPAPKDEDEMMEAIFECIDRLFRIVRPRKLLYMAIDGVAPRAKMNQQRSRRFRASKETSEKLTEMARIRSELALKGAFLPPEKPKEDHFDSNCITPGTPFMARLSACLHYYIHDRLNNDPGWKNIKVILSDANVPGEGEHKIMDYIRKQRAQPDHDPNTQHVLCGADADLIMLGLATHEPNFTIIREEFKPNKPRPCDICGQLGHDMQDCLGAEPNKKEEEKIFGSECQFIFVRLNVLREYLERELQMPNLPFKYDFERAIDDWVFMCFFVGNDFLPHLPSLEIRENAIDRLVTLYKKTVYKTGGFLTNSGDVNLDRVQLILNDLGNVEDEIFKKRQQNELAFKAREKNKRRRNEAISNYKPSWTPVGQFAPNPLGKEVKPVQNARYEAYQMRVQGRNYNTSAVERALQGTNASLALEKMIVPEGESSGSRGQKRKHEEVEKEEDEQAHDEVRLWEDGFKDRYYESKFDVLPDNLAFRNNVALQYVRGLCWVLRYYYQGCASWKWYFPYHYAPFASDFINIGGLSTEFERGTIPFRPLEQLMGVFPAASCKHVPAPWATLMKDSTSPIIDFYPEDFKIDLNGKKFAWQGVALLPFVDEERLFKALEPYYGQLTVAEKKRNVRGDDRLYVGPDNSGFTFLKGLYENKIGYDQEVEICIDGMRGTVLLAEDCVGEGATLPSPINTLPVRNNRIICVRFRDPKYGSDFIFPAKRLKGAEEPPRVLKPQDFEQMNRGGGGNNQWRPQTSFAPSNKVGSLGDAGHRMLGHHMNNQNNRQQGIYGHVPPPASLQQSSRGGYNSGYSSDRQKDSRSHSGNQSGQSRGGPWASGYQSNHYQGQQSYQSYQQGGYGQQPPRVIRPYQNAQNEQGSKYNQQSNRPYGNNRRGGRGGGFWSGR; this is encoded by the exons ATGGGAGTACCAGCATTCTTCCGGTGGTTGAGCCGAAAATACCCTTCGGTCATTATCGAATGTATAGAAAACAAG CCGACTAGCGTCGATGGTACAACGATCCCAGTCGACACTTTAGAACCTAATCCAAATGGGGTCGAATTTGATAACTTGTATTTGGATATGAACGGCATAATACATCCTTGTACACATCCTGAGGACAA ACCTGCTCCAAAAGATGAAGATGAAATGATGGAAGCCATATTCGAGTGTATTGACAGACTGTTTCGTATTGTTAGACCAAGAAAGTTGTTATATATGGCTATTGATGGTGTT GCACCCAGAGCCAAAATGAATCAGCAAAGATCTCGGCGGTTCAGAGCATCGAAAGAAACGAGCGAAAAGTTGACAGAGATGGCTAGAATTCGATCAGAGTTGGCATTGAAAGGAGCATTTTTACCACCAGAAAAACCAAAAGAGGACCACTTTGATAGTAACTGCATCACTCCT ggTACACCATTTATGGCAAGACTGTCGGCGTGTTTACATTACTATATACACGATAGACTAAATAACGACCCGGGttggaaaaatattaaagTTATACTCAGTGACGCTAATGTTCCTGGAGAGGGTGAACACAAAATTATGGACTAtatcagaaaacaaagag CTCAACCAGATCACGATCCGAATACACAGCATGTCCTGTGTGGAGCTGATGCGGATTTAATCATGTTAGGGTTAGCTACGCATGAACCAAACTTCACCATTATTCGAGAAGaatttaaaccaaataagcCAAGGCCTTGTGATATCTGTGGTCAGTTAGGTCACGACATGCAAGATTGTCTTGGTGCTGaaccaaataaaaaagaagaagagaaaatcTTTGGTTCAGAGTGTCAGTTCATTTTTGTTCGCTTGAATGTTCTTCGAGAATATTTGGAACGGGAATTACAGATGCCCAATTTACCTTTTAAATATGACTTTGAAAGAGCTATTGACGATTGGGTATTCATGTGTTTCTTTGTTGGTAACGACTTTTTACCTCATTTACCATCTTTAGAAATCAGGGAAAATGCAATTGATAGGCTTGTAACTTTGTACAAAAAGACTGTTTATAAAACTGGA GGTTTTTTAACTAATAGTGGAGATGTAAATTTAGATCGGgtacaattaattttaaatgatcTCGGTAATGTAGAAgacgaaatttttaaaaaacgtcaGCAAAATGAATTGGCATTTAAAGCACGTGAAAAGAATAAGAGAAGACGAAATGAAGCTATAAGTAATTATAAACCAAGCTGGACTCCCGTGGGCCAATTTGCGCCTAAT CCTCTGGGCAAAGAAGTAAAGCCAGTACAAAATGCGCGATATGAGGCCTACCAAATGCGGGTGCAAGGAAGAAATTATAATACAAGTGCTGTTGAAAGAGCATTGCAAGGCACTAATGCTAGCCTTGCTTTAGAGAAGATGATAGTACCCGAG gGCGAAAGTTCAGGAAGTAGAGGTCAGAAACGTAAGCACGAAGAAGTTGAAAAGGAAGAAGACGAACAAGCACATGATGAAGTAAGATTGTGGGAAGACGGTTTCAAAGATCGGTATTACGAATCTAAGTTTGATGTGCTGCCGGATAATTTAGCATTTAG GAATAACGTAGCACTTCAATATGTTCGAGGATTGTGTTGGGTTTtacgttattattatcaagGCTGTGCTTCATGGAAGTGGTACTTTCCGTACCACTACGCTCCGTTCGCTagtgattttatcaatataggTGGCCTTTCAACTGAGTTTGAAAGAGGAACTATTCCA tttCGACCACTAGAACAACTCATGGGTGTATTTCCAGCTGCTAGTTGTAAGCACGTTCCAGCTCCTTGGGCAACATTAATGAAAGATTCT ACATCACCAATCATCGACTTTTATCCGGAAGACTTTAAAATCGATCTTAACGGAAAGAAATTTGCTTGGCAAGGTGTAGCCCTCCTTCCCTTCGTCGACGAAGAACGTTTGTTTAAGGCATTGGAGCCTTATTACGGCCAATTAACCGTGGCAGAGA aGAAAAGAAACGTTCGCGGAGACGATAGACTTTACGTGGGACCTGACAACAGTGGTTTTACATTTTTGAAAGGCTTGTACGAAAACAAAATAGGCTATGACCAAGAAGTAGAAATTTGTATAGATGGTATGCGTGGAACAGTCTTGTTGGCCGAAGATTGCGTCGGAGAAGGCGCAACGCTGCCTTCGCCAATAAATACACTGCCTGTTAGAAACAATAGAATAATTTG TGTGAGATTCCGAGATCCCAAGTACGGTTCCGATTTTATATTCCCCGCGAAACGACTTAAGGGAGCCGAGGAGCCACCTCGAGTTCTGAAGCCACAAGACTTTGAACAAATGAATCGCGGAGGTGGGGGCAACAATCAGTGGCGGCCACAAACCAGTTTCGCTCCTTCAAATAAAGTTGGATCACTTGGTGATGCAGGCCACAGGATGTTGGG GCATCACATGAACAATCAAAACAATCGCCAACAAGGAATTTATGGCCACGTCCCACCGCCTGCTTCTTTGCAGCAGTCTTCTAGAG GCGGCTACAACAGCGGATATTCGTCGGATCGTCAGAAGGATTCGAGAAGCCATTCGGGCAATCAATCGGGTCAGTCCCGAGGTGGTCCGTGGGCAAGTGGATATCAGTCGAATCATTACCAGGGACAGCAGTCTTATCAGAGTTATCAACAGGGTGGCTATGGACAACAACCGCCGCGCGTGATTCGTCCATATCAGAACGCCCAAAACGAGCAAGGCTCGAAATATAATCAACAA TCAAACAGACCATACGGAAATAACAGACGCGGCGGTAGAGGCGGTGGTTTCTGGAGCGGCCGATAA
- the LOC100117364 gene encoding DDB1- and CUL4-associated factor 5 isoform X2, with translation MGDRSSKKEATTIPTVDRWRTCHRCGRKKRKSSLNQVHPEDKSKALAPGIMSKSSAFSNPCNPISYMIARQIDDKVDYCKALLDSRLSNAQNLFRKDLYSHYGCVNAIEFSKEGDLLISGGDDKRVLLWDVERSIQEHGKPIMMKAHHLSNIFCLGYNSSKSKIFSAGNDDQVIVHDLKTTDVLNFFRHEKPVYGLSVHPHNDNVFSSACDDGRVLIYDIRGSANSPESFFCLAQHKNPFHSVMFNPINPVMLATANAKEGVSMWDVRKPLKPVLRYGSEGPAQSCMNVRFNEAGTTLLAIRKRLPPVLYAVNSATHLCQFDHPGYYNSCTMKSCCFAGSNDEYILSGSDDFNLYMWKIPDDDSVKWVDSAHIILRGHRSIVNQVRYNSASCIIASSGVEKIIKLWSPFPLGDKCLGGLKRDDDKEEKQRRVYTHDEYIGLVLRSAQFMTHDYSHQSTDEDQRMMAFFDSLVQREIESWSLEDMPTPQSPSDSENNNASDHNNQSDPEDSNASDDQLMLRCFLGSTLNTNGTSNASERPLESPNHITRLIANCRDKLMRLAALEAGTQITNGNTVTKKENTSTAAAATTSANLVEGHASASEPESKTSTRKKNKTIKITLRPTQGVKRKHSLRLSARKNRTRRKLNNAKDNSDSEFEEPPTSNSKNKNSYPLDATQPSTSSGVVSSRRSRYTSTVETRQRQSRSSSSSSCEDKAVKVQSRTAGKRGRYAKTDSDSSTTKETPKRKITRNKSKATATSSAKQTRRDTRVKSKRQKVSNESETSTILGKRELTHAQNGAAEKELETPTKNSKHMASITSDSGITSGVSTSEKNNVSTTEKLSQRESSERELERKCRETIEKKIDRVRRSYRKRIVAHTPSSSDSSDD, from the exons ATGGGAGATAGAAGCAGTAAAAAAGAGGCGACGACGATTCCGACGGTAGATCGCTGGCGAACTTGCCATCGTTGCGGCAGGAAGAAGAGGAAGTCTAGCCTGAATCAGGTTCATCCCGAAGACAAGAGCAAAGCTCTCGCCCCTGGAATCATGTCCAAGTCCAGTGCTTTTTCAAATCCCTGCAATCCGATCTCCTATATGATAGCTAGGCAGATCGATGATAAGGTTGATTATTGCAAAGCTCTTCTGGACTCTAGACTGTCCAATGCTCAGAATCTTTTTAGAAAGGACCTCTACTCTCATTATGGATGCGTCAATGCCATTGAGTTCTCAAAAGAGGGCGATCTCCTCATTTCTG GTGGAGATGACAAGAGGGTTTTGCTGTGGGATGTCGAAAGATCCATTCAGGAACACGGAAAGCCTATTATGATGAAAGCTCATCATTTGAGCAATATATTTTGCCTTGGCTACAACAGTAgcaaatcaaaaatattttctgcaGGAAATGATGATCAAGTCATTGTTCATGATTTGAAAAC GACTGACGTTCTAAACTTCTTTCGCCATGAAAAGCCTGTTTATGGTTTATCAGTGCATCCACATAACGACAACGTATTTTCAAGCGCCTGTGATGATGGACGTGTATTGATTTATGATATCAGAGGTTCCGCCAACTCACCAGAATCCTTCTTTTGTCTGGCGCAACATAAAAATCCTTTTCATTCCGTGATGTTCAACCCAATCAATCCAGTTATGTTGGCCACTGCTAATGCAAAAGAAGGAGTTAGTATGTGGGATGTGCGAAAACCGTTAAA ACCAGTTTTACGCTATGGATCTGAAGGACCAGCGCAAAGTTGTATGAATGTCAGGTTCAATGAAGCAGGTACAACATTACTTGCCATTCGAAAGCGTTTACCTCCTGTTCTGTATGCTGTGAACTCTGCAACACATTTATGTCAGTTTGATCATCCTGGATACTACAATAGCTGCACAATGAAGTCGTGCTGTTTTGCTGGAAGCAATGATGAATACATACTATCAG GCTCTGATGATTTCAACTTGTACATGTGGAAAATTCCAGATGATGATTCTGTTAAATGGGTCGACTCTGCACACATAATTTTGCGCGGTCATAGATCCATTGTTAATCAAGTTCGTTACAATAGTGCCAGTTGCATTATCGCCTCTTCAGgtgttgaaaaaataataaaattatggtCGCCATTTCCGCTTGGTGATAAATGTTTAGGAGGATTAAAG AGAGATGACGATAAAGAGGAAAAACAGCGCAGGGTATATACACACGATGAATACATTGGTTTAGTTTTAAGAAGTGCTCAATTTATGACACACGACTATAGCCATCAATCGACTGACGAAGACCAAAGAATGATGGCATTTTTCGATTCTCTTGTACAAAGAGAAATCGAAAGTTGGAGCTTAGAGGACATGCCTACTCCACAAAGTCCAAGTgattctgaaaataataatgcttCGGATCATAATAATCAATCGGATCCTGAAG ACTCAAATGCGTCAGATGATCAGTTGATGCTTCGCTGCTTCCTTGGCTCTACTCTTAACACAAATGGCACGTCCAACGCTTCAGAACGTCCGCTCGAATCACCAAATCATATAACTCGTCTTATCGCCAATTGTCGTGACAAACTTATGCGCCTTGCTGCTCTTGAAGCCGGTACTCAAATAACAAACGGTAATACGGtcacaaaaaaagaaaatacatcgacggcagcagcagccacgaCTTCGGCAAACCTAGTTGAGGGACATGCGTCAGCTAGTGAACCAGAAAGTAAAACTTCAACCCGCAAAAAAAACAAGACCATAAAAATCACACTGCGACCTACTCAAGGCGTGAAGAGGAAACATAGCTTACGCCTCTCGGCGAGAAAGAACAGGACGCGCAGGAAACTGAATAACGCGAAGGACAACAGCGATTCGGAGTTCGAAGAACCACCGACATCAAACAGcaagaataaaaattcttat CCACTGGATGCAACACAACCGAGCACAAGCAGCGGTGTCGTATCTTCGCGACGTTCACGCTACACGTCTACTGTTGAAACTCGACAGCGTCAGTCGCGCTCTAGCAGCAGTAGTAGTTGCGAAGATAAAGCCGTTAAAGTTCAGAGCCGTACAGCGGGAAAGCGAGGTCGGTATGCGAAAACTGACTCTGATAGTTCGACCACCAAGGAAACACCGAAGCGCAAGATCACCCGTAATAAGAGTAAAGCGACAGCGACGTCTTCGGCCAAACAAACGCGTCGCGATACTCGCGTTAAGAGCAAAAGACAAAAAGTCAGCAATGAATCCGAAACTAGTACGATTCTTGGTAAACGAGAGCTAACTCACGCACAGAATGGGGCAGCAGAGAAAGAACTTGAGACTCCgacgaaaaattcaaaacacATGGCTTCTATCACGTCTGACAGTGGTATTACTTCGGGCGTCTCAacgagcgaaaaaaataatgtttccACAACAGAGAAATTATCCCAGCGAGAAAGTTCCGAGCGCGAGTTAGAAAGAAAGTGTCGCGAGACGATCGAGAAGAAAATTGACAGAGTAAGACGTAGTTACAGGAAACGTATTGTGGCGCACACACCGAGCTCCAGCGATTCTTCCGATGATTGA
- the LOC100117364 gene encoding DDB1- and CUL4-associated factor 5 isoform X1: MGDRSSKKEATTIPTVDRWRTCHRCGRKKRKSSLNQVHPEDKSKALAPGIMSKSSAFSNPCNPISYMIARQIDDKVDYCKALLDSRLSNAQNLFRKDLYSHYGCVNAIEFSKEGDLLISGGDDKRVLLWDVERSIQEHGKPIMMKAHHLSNIFCLGYNSSKSKIFSAGNDDQVIVHDLKTTDVLNFFRHEKPVYGLSVHPHNDNVFSSACDDGRVLIYDIRGSANSPESFFCLAQHKNPFHSVMFNPINPVMLATANAKEGVSMWDVRKPLKPVLRYGSEGPAQSCMNVRFNEAGTTLLAIRKRLPPVLYAVNSATHLCQFDHPGYYNSCTMKSCCFAGSNDEYILSGSDDFNLYMWKIPDDDSVKWVDSAHIILRGHRSIVNQVRYNSASCIIASSGVEKIIKLWSPFPLGDKCLGGLKRDDDKEEKQRRVYTHDEYIGLVLRSAQFMTHDYSHQSTDEDQRMMAFFDSLVQREIESWSLEDMPTPQSPSDSENNNASDHNNQSDPEDSNASDDQLMLRCFLGSTLNTNGTSNASERPLESPNHITRLIANCRDKLMRLAALEAGTQITNGNTVTKKENTSTAAAATTSANLVEGHASASEPESKTSTRKKNKTIKITLRPTQGVKRKHSLRLSARKNRTRRKLNNAKDNSDSEFEEPPTSNSKNKNSYQPLDATQPSTSSGVVSSRRSRYTSTVETRQRQSRSSSSSSCEDKAVKVQSRTAGKRGRYAKTDSDSSTTKETPKRKITRNKSKATATSSAKQTRRDTRVKSKRQKVSNESETSTILGKRELTHAQNGAAEKELETPTKNSKHMASITSDSGITSGVSTSEKNNVSTTEKLSQRESSERELERKCRETIEKKIDRVRRSYRKRIVAHTPSSSDSSDD, encoded by the exons ATGGGAGATAGAAGCAGTAAAAAAGAGGCGACGACGATTCCGACGGTAGATCGCTGGCGAACTTGCCATCGTTGCGGCAGGAAGAAGAGGAAGTCTAGCCTGAATCAGGTTCATCCCGAAGACAAGAGCAAAGCTCTCGCCCCTGGAATCATGTCCAAGTCCAGTGCTTTTTCAAATCCCTGCAATCCGATCTCCTATATGATAGCTAGGCAGATCGATGATAAGGTTGATTATTGCAAAGCTCTTCTGGACTCTAGACTGTCCAATGCTCAGAATCTTTTTAGAAAGGACCTCTACTCTCATTATGGATGCGTCAATGCCATTGAGTTCTCAAAAGAGGGCGATCTCCTCATTTCTG GTGGAGATGACAAGAGGGTTTTGCTGTGGGATGTCGAAAGATCCATTCAGGAACACGGAAAGCCTATTATGATGAAAGCTCATCATTTGAGCAATATATTTTGCCTTGGCTACAACAGTAgcaaatcaaaaatattttctgcaGGAAATGATGATCAAGTCATTGTTCATGATTTGAAAAC GACTGACGTTCTAAACTTCTTTCGCCATGAAAAGCCTGTTTATGGTTTATCAGTGCATCCACATAACGACAACGTATTTTCAAGCGCCTGTGATGATGGACGTGTATTGATTTATGATATCAGAGGTTCCGCCAACTCACCAGAATCCTTCTTTTGTCTGGCGCAACATAAAAATCCTTTTCATTCCGTGATGTTCAACCCAATCAATCCAGTTATGTTGGCCACTGCTAATGCAAAAGAAGGAGTTAGTATGTGGGATGTGCGAAAACCGTTAAA ACCAGTTTTACGCTATGGATCTGAAGGACCAGCGCAAAGTTGTATGAATGTCAGGTTCAATGAAGCAGGTACAACATTACTTGCCATTCGAAAGCGTTTACCTCCTGTTCTGTATGCTGTGAACTCTGCAACACATTTATGTCAGTTTGATCATCCTGGATACTACAATAGCTGCACAATGAAGTCGTGCTGTTTTGCTGGAAGCAATGATGAATACATACTATCAG GCTCTGATGATTTCAACTTGTACATGTGGAAAATTCCAGATGATGATTCTGTTAAATGGGTCGACTCTGCACACATAATTTTGCGCGGTCATAGATCCATTGTTAATCAAGTTCGTTACAATAGTGCCAGTTGCATTATCGCCTCTTCAGgtgttgaaaaaataataaaattatggtCGCCATTTCCGCTTGGTGATAAATGTTTAGGAGGATTAAAG AGAGATGACGATAAAGAGGAAAAACAGCGCAGGGTATATACACACGATGAATACATTGGTTTAGTTTTAAGAAGTGCTCAATTTATGACACACGACTATAGCCATCAATCGACTGACGAAGACCAAAGAATGATGGCATTTTTCGATTCTCTTGTACAAAGAGAAATCGAAAGTTGGAGCTTAGAGGACATGCCTACTCCACAAAGTCCAAGTgattctgaaaataataatgcttCGGATCATAATAATCAATCGGATCCTGAAG ACTCAAATGCGTCAGATGATCAGTTGATGCTTCGCTGCTTCCTTGGCTCTACTCTTAACACAAATGGCACGTCCAACGCTTCAGAACGTCCGCTCGAATCACCAAATCATATAACTCGTCTTATCGCCAATTGTCGTGACAAACTTATGCGCCTTGCTGCTCTTGAAGCCGGTACTCAAATAACAAACGGTAATACGGtcacaaaaaaagaaaatacatcgacggcagcagcagccacgaCTTCGGCAAACCTAGTTGAGGGACATGCGTCAGCTAGTGAACCAGAAAGTAAAACTTCAACCCGCAAAAAAAACAAGACCATAAAAATCACACTGCGACCTACTCAAGGCGTGAAGAGGAAACATAGCTTACGCCTCTCGGCGAGAAAGAACAGGACGCGCAGGAAACTGAATAACGCGAAGGACAACAGCGATTCGGAGTTCGAAGAACCACCGACATCAAACAGcaagaataaaaattcttat CAGCCACTGGATGCAACACAACCGAGCACAAGCAGCGGTGTCGTATCTTCGCGACGTTCACGCTACACGTCTACTGTTGAAACTCGACAGCGTCAGTCGCGCTCTAGCAGCAGTAGTAGTTGCGAAGATAAAGCCGTTAAAGTTCAGAGCCGTACAGCGGGAAAGCGAGGTCGGTATGCGAAAACTGACTCTGATAGTTCGACCACCAAGGAAACACCGAAGCGCAAGATCACCCGTAATAAGAGTAAAGCGACAGCGACGTCTTCGGCCAAACAAACGCGTCGCGATACTCGCGTTAAGAGCAAAAGACAAAAAGTCAGCAATGAATCCGAAACTAGTACGATTCTTGGTAAACGAGAGCTAACTCACGCACAGAATGGGGCAGCAGAGAAAGAACTTGAGACTCCgacgaaaaattcaaaacacATGGCTTCTATCACGTCTGACAGTGGTATTACTTCGGGCGTCTCAacgagcgaaaaaaataatgtttccACAACAGAGAAATTATCCCAGCGAGAAAGTTCCGAGCGCGAGTTAGAAAGAAAGTGTCGCGAGACGATCGAGAAGAAAATTGACAGAGTAAGACGTAGTTACAGGAAACGTATTGTGGCGCACACACCGAGCTCCAGCGATTCTTCCGATGATTGA